The DNA segment CAACTCCCGCAGGAAAAAGGCGACCTGATGCGCCGCCCCACGCGCCCCACCGCCCCGAGTCTTCCGGAACCCGCCCATTCCGCTCCCCCTCCGTAGCCCTCTGGGAGAACGACTCCTCGCACGGCCCGGGAGTTGTGCGGCTTCCCGGTGGCAGGTCGGCGCCGCCGGTCGGACACTGAAGGTGTGGCAGTCCAGGGCCTCTTCGGCGTGGAGGTGTTTCCCCGATGACGAACCTTGACGAGCCGACGGCCGCGGGCGTACGGAGCGGGACCGGATGGGAGGCGTACTGCCCGGAGGAGGACCACGCACCGGACGGCACCGTGTACGGCACCCGCGAGGACGCCGACCGGGCCGCTGTCGCGCACAATGCGGAATTCGCTCCGCCGCATCACGCTCGGGCGCGGGTGCACATCCCCGACTTCGACGAGCGTCTGAAGGCGCTCAGCGACGAGCAGTCCGAGGCGCTGGAGCAGGCCGCGCTCGTGGTCGTCGGCGCGCGCCATGAAGCCGCCGCCATGTTGACGCGGGTCGGAGCGGCGCGTTTCGCCGACGACTGGTTCGGGAGCCGGTGCCGTACGTGCGGGTGCTCGGAATACGTGGGCGACGCCGCGAAGTGCGGCAGGAGCGGCTGCCGGCACTCGGCGGCGCGGCACGCGACCTGAGGTGGTCCGAGATGGACCGAGGTGGCCTCGGCTGCCTCGGCTAGTCGTTGTCGCCGTTGTTGCGGTTGCTGGACGCGGTGTTCGCGCGGCGCACCACCTT comes from the Streptomyces griseiscabiei genome and includes:
- a CDS encoding DUF6422 family protein, whose protein sequence is MTNLDEPTAAGVRSGTGWEAYCPEEDHAPDGTVYGTREDADRAAVAHNAEFAPPHHARARVHIPDFDERLKALSDEQSEALEQAALVVVGARHEAAAMLTRVGAARFADDWFGSRCRTCGCSEYVGDAAKCGRSGCRHSAARHAT